The genomic window TCCACATGCTGATGAAGACGCGCCACATCGGCAGGGCTCGCCCGACGTGCCGCTTCAGCCGCCGCGGCGCATTCAAGTGAGGAGCGGACGAAGTAGGCAGCGCGGAATTCGTCGAGATCGAGAGGCGCCACAACAGTGCCGCGCTGTGGAAACACGAACAGCAACCTCTCGCGTTCAAGCCGCTGGATGGCCTCACGAACAGGCGTGCGGCTGGCGCCGAGCTCACGGGCCAACGCATTTTCGGAAATTGTGCTGCCCGGCTCCAGGGTGAGGTCGAGGATGGCCCCGCGAATGGCGCGGTAGACCTCTTCCGACACGGAAGCGGATGCGAGTGTTGTGACGGGTGTGGCGACGATCATGTCTCACCTCTAGCACGCACAAAAATGCCATACAAGGTCATTTGAGTACTTGCATACAAGTATGTCGGGAGCTAGCTTGAGCGTGTTGAGCCCACCCCCAATGGACAATTCGCATGCCTGATGCTGCCGCCTTCCGCTCGGCACTCGTAGCCGCCAATCCAGCTCTCAGCCGCTTCAATCCGCTTCCGCGCATTCTCTTCCATGATGATTTCGATTTCGGTGTGAACGGCTGGTGCGAACTCATCGGCAATCACGACGGCAATCTCGACCATGTTCGATCTGTCCTTGCAGATATGCGGCCACCCCAGCTCAGCACCTGCTCGTTCTTCGACATCGGCACGCATGGTCCGCTGAGTGGGAGCTATGCCCTCAAGCTTGCGACCCGGCCGAAGCCCAATCACATGGCGCTTGCGATCAAGCGGGCGACCTCGGTCAAGTCTGGTCTTGTCCAGTTCGAGACGTATTTCTGCTTCAAGGCCGAGCAATGGATCGGCGCGAGGCCGGATCATCAGAACGGGTTTGACGGTAATCTTGATCCGAGCGTCTATGACTTTGGCGATTTCACGATCGGCAATGATGTCTGCGATCGCGAATTCGGCCGCCGTTATCATTGCTCACTGCGCTATCAAAATACGAACTCTGCGGGAGAGCTCGTGCGCAAGTGGCGCTACAAGACCTCAGTGCAGACGACGACCTTGATGGAGAGGAGCGGAAGTGCACCTGTTCAAGATTATCACGTGGCGCACCCCGACGACTGGGCGGATGTGCCCGACGGTCAGCAGGCACTGTGCTATAACGAAGTGCCGACAAAGCTGAACTGGCATTATCTTCGCTATCTGTTCGACACAGATGCCGGCAGAAACGTCGAGCTGCAGGTCAATGACAAGATAATGGACTTGAGGGCCATACCTGTTCCGCGTTTTGAGCACGGATATTGGGGATTGGAGCGGCTTCTCAATTTCACCGTTGATGTGAAGACGCATCGCTCGGTGCGGAATTTTCTGTTCCTCGATTCGGTTCTCGTGTCTGTCGATTGGTGATATCCATGCTCTCTCGCGCTTTCACAGCTGTTATTGAACGCAATATTTCGCTGAGTGGTGATTTCTGGACCGAACCCTATGAAACGGCCTGGGCAGCGGAGGCGCGCTGGTTCATCCACGTGCTTGAGGCGGACAGCGGCGCCACGCTTCAGATCGCCAGCGACATATCTCCTGAAGGGTTGACCTGGTGCCCGCATGAGGCCGAGCCAGTTGCACTGCTTGGGCCTGGATTGCTGTCGCTTCCGGTGAATAATGTCGGGCCATGGCTCAGGCTGAACGGTCGGGTGGACGGGCCGGAGGGCGCGCGGATGAAAGCCATTATCTATCTCACGTTGAGAGGCTGAGCATGGCGGTCAAGGGCGAGTATCCGTCCCCGGCGTTTGCCTGTTCGTCCGCCGGCCCGCAGAAGAGTGCGTGGCGCCTTTCGCGGGAAGGCCTCGTGCGGGGGCGATGGGTTGCGCCGCGGGAGCCACAACCATTTCTGTTCTTTGTGCTCAACACACCCGCCATACTGCTTCTGCTGGCCTTCGTGCTCTATCCGATCATCTACTCGTTCCTGCTGTCCCTGCATCAGTATAATCTGCGGCAGCCGGCACGATTTAGATTCATCGGGCTTGATAACTACATATCGATACTGGGAAGCGAGCAGTTCTGGAGGGCCGCCCAGACCACCGCGCTCTTCTCGCTCGGCTCGATAATGCTGACGATCGTGCTCGGAACGCTCCTGGCGCTTCTCCTCAACGAAGTCTTTCCCGGACGAGCGCTTCTGCGCGCTATCATTCTCATTCCCTGGGCGGTTCCTCCCGTGGTCAACGGGCTCATCTGGCAGTGGCTGCTCGACGGGCGCTATGGCCTCATCAATGCTGTGCTTGTCGGTGCCGGAGTGCTCGATGACTACCGATCCTGGCTCACCGATGTGAACACGGCGATGCCGGCCCTGATTGTCGCACAGGCATGGAACCATATTCCCTTCGTTTCTCTGGTGATCCTGGCGGCACTCCAGACCATTCCCGATGAGCTCTATGAGGCCGCCCGCATGGACGGCGCGAATATGCTGCAGCGTTTCAAGGCGATTACCTTGCCATGGCTCAGTCATTCGCTTCTGCTTGTGCTGATCACCCAGACCATGGTCGCCCTGCGCACCTTCGATATCATCTATGTCCTGACTGGTGGCGGACCAGGTGACAGCACCACTGTGCTGGCATGGCTCACCTATGTCACGACATTCAACTTCGCGGATTTCGGGCGTGGCAATGCCTATGCTTATCTGATCGCGCTGACGACTTTGGCTCTATCGATCGTTTATATCAGACTGTTGTGGAAGCGGGGAGAACTCGCACGATGATGTCAGAACGCGCACATATCCTCCGCACATGCGGGCTCATGCTAGCCGCCGCGCTTTTCTTCCTCTTCATGTTTACGCCCGTCTATTGGATGGTCGCAACCAGCCTGATGACGGAAGCTGAGATGCTGGCCGTACCGCCTCATTTCATTCCGCAAGCCCCGACACTGCGCAACTATGCCACCATATTCGGTATCGGCGACCCGGAGTTCATCGCATTCGCGCAGAACAGAGCGCCCGCCGTCTTTGATATCTTTCCCGCCATGATCAACAGCCTGATCGTCGGCCTGTGCGTCGCGCTCGCCAATCTGCTGATCGCGTCGCCAGCGGCTTACGCCTTTTCACGCCTCAATGTCCGGCGATCGCTGCCGCTGCTGATGGTCTATCTTGGCAGCCGGATGTTACCGCCGATCATGCTTGTCGTGCCCATGTTCCTTCTCATGCGCAACTTCGGCCTGATCGATACGCCCCTGTCGCTGATTGCCGCCTATTGCATCCTGACAGTCCCGTTTTCGATCTGGCTGTTGCAGGCCTATTTCAAGACGATGCCGGTCGAGCTGGAGGATTCGGCGACCATCGACGGGGCGACACGCTGGCAAACGATGCGCCATGTGATTTTGCCGCTGGCGCGCCCCGGTTTGACCTGCGTCGCCATTCTTGCCTTCATGGCGTCGTGGAGCGAGTTTCTGTTCGCGGTGGTCTTCACGAAGACGACTGCAAGCAAGACGCTTCCGGTCGTGACCGCGAGTTTCGTCGATACGGCGTCCATCCAGTTCGACTATGTCATGACTGCCGGCGTTCTCACGGCCTTGCCGCCATTTTTGCTCGCGCTCATCTTCCAGCGCTATATCGTTGGCGGCTTGGCTGCCGGTGCCGTGAAGGGCTGATCGTTCATGCTGCCAAGGCTAGGTCTCGGTTGCGCCGCCTTCGGCGTTCTCGCTGACACGACGTCGGACTGCGCGGTAATGGCGCTGATAGACCATGCCTGGTGTTCCGGCATCCGCTATTTCGATACGTCGCCGCTCTATGGAAGCGGCCGGTCGGAGACCCTTCTCGGCCGCGCTTTGGCATGCCACCACGCGGACACGATCCTCTCGACGAAGGTCGGGCACCGGCTGACCGCGCCCTTCGGTACGCGGCCATCGCCAGCCGAACGGCGGATGGACTTCTCCGCCCGTTTTGTCGTCAGCTCGGTCGGCGAGAGCATGGCGCGGCTCGGCCGAGAGACAATCGATCTTGTCGTGCTGCACGATCCGGATGAAGGCCTGCTTGATCAGGCTCTAGACGAGGCGCTTCCTGCCTTGCGAGAGTTGCAGGGCAGGGGCGTAATCGCGGCTGTCGGGATTGGAACCAACCGCGTCGATACGGCGCTGCGGGCCATCGTGCGCGCGAAACTTGATGTCGTGTTGGTGGCTGGACGCCATACGCTCTTGGACCGTTCCGCCGATACGCGCTTGCTGCCGGCATGCGCGCGCGCAGACCTTCCTGTCATTCTCGGCGGCCTCTTGAACTCGGGTTTGCTCGCGGATCGTCCGGGGCGCGAGACATTCGACTATGCGCCGGCGCCTGCGGGCATGCTGGCCATGCGGGATCGTCTGGCCGGCATCTGCGCCGCATATCATGTCCCCCTAAGGGCCGCGGCTTTGCAGCTTGCGGGCAGACTTGCCGGAGCAACGACACTGCTGGGGCCGGCAACGGTGGAAGAGCTCAAGGACAGTCTTGCCATGCTGGAGCTCGCCATTCCGGAGGATTGCTGGCGTGCTCTTGACGCGGTCGGCGAAACCGATGCGGTCGCACTTCGATGATTGATAGCCACCTCCATTGCTGGACGCCCGGCGACGGCTTCCTCGTCAGGGTTCGCGAGCGCTTCGAGCGGCTTGACCAATCCTTTGGGTTGGCGGAGGCCGCCCCCCTGTGCAGGGCGGCCAGTGTGTCGGGCGTCGTGCTCGTTTCGTCGGCTCAGGATGCTGGCGAGACGGACCGGCTGTTTGCCGAGGCGGGGCTCGGCGTCTTTCCAGTCATCGGTATCGTGGGATTTCTCGATCCGGCGATCGATGATGTCGAAGAACGCCTCGATGGCTGGATGGTGAACCCCCTTTTTGTCGGCCTGCGGCTCCCGTTGCCGGTCATGCCGGCCGGCTGGTTGGAAGCGCCCGGCACACAGGCCCTGCTCGATCAACTGGCCAGCCGGAGGCTCATCGCAGAGATCCTTGCCGTGCCGGACCAGTTGCCGCACGTTCTTGCGTCGCTCCGGCGCCATCCTGATTTGCGCGCCGTCATCGACCATGCCGCCAATCCCCCGGTGGCAACAGGCGCCGTTGACCCCTGGGCGGACTGGATGGGGCGGGTCGCCAGGGAAACGTCTGCGGTCTGCAAGATCTGTGATTTTCACCAGGCCGGGGAGGAAGGCCTGACGGACGATGCGATCCTCCCGTTCCTGTGCCATCTCCTGGAGGACTTCGGGCCCGGGCGGCTCATTGCCGGGTCGAACTGGCCAGTTGCCTCGCTTCATGGCGGCTATGGCGACAGCTTCGCGCGTCTCGATCGTCTCTTGCGGCGTCTGGGCCTCGACGCCCAGCGCCGGGCGGCAGTCTTCAACGACAACGCGCGCGCGCTGTTCTCGGCCGCGGCGACAGCGCCGCCGCAGTAACCACGGATCGGGATCGCCGCGATACTGTCTCAGCTGTCCGGTGTCACTGCGAGGCCATAAAGGCGTGCGGCAGTGTCGCAAAGAATAGCGCGCTGATCCTCTTCGCTATAGGCCGAGACTGCTGAGCGCATCGACTGGACAAGGCTGGGATAGTCCGTCCAAAGCTTCTCGATCGGAAAGTTCGATCCCCACAGGCAGCGCTCGGCACCGAAGATCGACACAGTCTCCGCTACGATCTCGGCGATCAGCGCGCTGTCATTCTTATGGACGAACGTGCCGAGGCCTGAAAGCTTTGTCGCGACATTCGGACAATCCGCGAGCCGCCGCATCCCGTCGCGCCAGCGGCTTTTGCCGGTCTGTGAGAGATCTTCCAGCATGCCGGCGTGTTCGAGCACGAAGGTGACGCCGGGGGTCGCCCGCGCAAGCTGGGCGCCGGACGTCATCTGGGATTCGAAGAGCTGCAACTCGAAGAGCCATCCGTGATCGGCAAGCCGCGCGAGATTGCGACGAAAGCGCGGATCATCGGCGATATCTGGCCGGTCGGCGAAGCGATAGAGAGCCTTCTCATGCCAGTGGATCTGCTGGCGGATGCCGCGCATGCGCGGGAACCGGGACTGCGCCTTGAGAAGCGTTCCGACATCATCGTCCAGGAAATTCGCATAGCCAACGACGGCGTGGGGCCAGCCCGTGCGCCCCGCTTCTTCCTCGACCCATTCAACTTCTGCCAGCGCGCCGCCCGCCGGCCAGTTCGTCTGGACATAGATGGAGGCGATCACGCCCGTTCCTGCGATATCCGTCAGATATTCCTCGATCGGATAATCGCGCTTGATGGGGTCGTAATCGCCGAAGATGCGCGGCTGGCTGGGGCCCTGCAGCCAGGTGAGATCCTTTTGCCGCCAGATATGATGATGCGCGTCGACGATAGGGAGATTGTTCAGTTGCGCTGACACGGGTTGCTCACATCAGATGATCGAGAATTTCGGGATTTTGCAGCAGCGTCTCTGCATTGTCGTGATAGCGGACCGCACCCGTGGCGAGAATATAGATGCGATCGGCCACTGAGCAGGTCAGTTTGGCGTTCTGCTCGAACAGCGCGACCGTCAGCCCCTCCTCTCGCAGGCGCCTCAAGGCGCGTCCGATCTCGCCGATGACGATCGGCGCCAGGCCCAGCGATGGCTCGTCGAGAATGAGGAGCTTCGGATCGGCCATGAGCCCCACAGACACGGCCACCATCTGCTGCTGACCGCCGGAGAGGGTTCCCACAGCCTGCCAGCGCCGCTCCTTCAGAATGGGAAACAGCTGATAACTGCGATCGAGGTTTCGGTCGCGCTTTGTGCGGTCACCGATCGCATCGGCACCGATAATGAGGTTCTCCTCCACCGACATGCGGGGAAACAGGCCACGCCCCTCAGGGACGATCGATAGGCCATGGGCAATGCGCTGATACGGGGGAATGGCGAGCAAGTCCTGCCCGTCGAAAGTGATCGCACCGGCCTTCGGCGCCACGAGACCGCCAATAGCCTTGACGACGGAGGATTTGCCCGCGCCGTTTGGACCGACGATACCGACGATCTCTCCCGCTCCGACGCTCATTGCGAGATCATCGACGGCAAGGAAAGGTCCATAGCGAATAGTCAGGCCAGAGACCTCAAGCATCGGCGCCTCCCAGATACCGATCGATGACCCGCTGGTCGGCGAGAATTTGTGCGGGTGGGCCTTCCGCGAGCTTTTCGCCGGCAAGTAGCACGACGACCTTGTCGGCCAATTCACGGATGACCTTCATTGTGTGCTCGATGATGAAGACCGTGCAACGTGATTTCAGTTCGGCGAGAAGCGCGATCATCGCTCTCACCTCGCTGGAGGAAAGGCCTCCAACGGGTTCGTCGAGCATGATGAGCTTTGGTTGTTGAACCAAGCGCATCATCAGCTCGAGCCGCCGCTGCTCGTCGAGCGAAAGGCTGCCGGCCTGGGTTTCAAAGCGATGGGCAATCCTTAGCCAGTCTGCGAGTTCCGCGTAGCGTTCCGATGAGACCGGGTCCGGCGCATCGACCATCGCGATCGCGATGTTTTCTGCCACTGTGAGCTCGCCAAAGATGCGCACGGCCTGATAGGTCCGTGTGAGACCCACCTGGGCGAGTTCAAACGGCTTCTTTGCGGTCATGGCATGCCCGTTGAAGCCCACGCTGCCAGCATTGGGCTTGAGATGGCCCGTAATGCAATTGACGAAGGTAGTCTTTCCAGAGCCATTCGGGCCGATCATCCCCAATGTCTCGCCGCGATGCTGGGTCAGGTCGATGCTTCGCAGCGCGACGACACCTCCGAAGCGCTTGGACAAGCTTCTGACGTCGAGAAGAACATCGCTCATGCGGCGCTCCTCTGGTCGAGCTGACGAGCGGCCACGTCCTTCGCGATCTCGGCCTTTGGCGCCTTGCGCTTGAAGCCGCTCGCGAGGCCTCCTGGCATCAGGATCGTTACGGCGATGATCAGGACGCCGTAGAGAATGTCCTTCACGGTATAGTAATCCTGCAATAGGAAGGGGATTGGCGCCAGAAGCATCGCTCCGAATACAGGTCCCCAGATGGTGCCGCGACCTCCGAATGCGACCATCAGCCAGATATTCATCGATATCAGCACATCGAAGGAACGGGGAGAGATGAAACCGATATAGGGAGCGTAGAGCGCGCCTCCGACACCGGCATAGAGCGAGCCTATGAAAAAGGCCGCGAGCTTCTGATAGGTGACATTGATGCCGAGCGTCTCTGCGAGACCGTCATCTTCGCGGATTGCCGCGAGGCGTCGGCCGAAAGGCGACCGCACGATCACCATCAGCACCGCGATGCCGATCACCGCCATGACGGCAATGACGATTTCGTAGCCGAGGCCGGAGAGCTCGCCACCCCAGGGTATCGATGGCAGCGGAATCTGCGATATCCCGGTGTCACCATTGGTGATGCTTGCGAAATACACGAAGCCGAGCGTGATGACGGTCTGGATGACAAGCGAACACAGCGTGAAGTAAAAGCCTTTAAGCCTGAGCGATGGCAGTCCGAGGATCGTGCCGGCGA from Hyphomicrobiales bacterium includes these protein-coding regions:
- a CDS encoding conserved hypothetical protein (Evidence 4 : Unknown function but conserved in other organisms), producing MLSRAFTAVIERNISLSGDFWTEPYETAWAAEARWFIHVLEADSGATLQIASDISPEGLTWCPHEAEPVALLGPGLLSLPVNNVGPWLRLNGRVDGPEGARMKAIIYLTLRG
- the braG gene encoding High-affinity branched-chain amino acid transport ATP-binding protein BraG — translated: MLEVSGLTIRYGPFLAVDDLAMSVGAGEIVGIVGPNGAGKSSVVKAIGGLVAPKAGAITFDGQDLLAIPPYQRIAHGLSIVPEGRGLFPRMSVEENLIIGADAIGDRTKRDRNLDRSYQLFPILKERRWQAVGTLSGGQQQMVAVSVGLMADPKLLILDEPSLGLAPIVIGEIGRALRRLREEGLTVALFEQNAKLTCSVADRIYILATGAVRYHDNAETLLQNPEILDHLM
- a CDS encoding conserved hypothetical protein (Evidence 4 : Unknown function but conserved in other organisms); this translates as MPDAAAFRSALVAANPALSRFNPLPRILFHDDFDFGVNGWCELIGNHDGNLDHVRSVLADMRPPQLSTCSFFDIGTHGPLSGSYALKLATRPKPNHMALAIKRATSVKSGLVQFETYFCFKAEQWIGARPDHQNGFDGNLDPSVYDFGDFTIGNDVCDREFGRRYHCSLRYQNTNSAGELVRKWRYKTSVQTTTLMERSGSAPVQDYHVAHPDDWADVPDGQQALCYNEVPTKLNWHYLRYLFDTDAGRNVELQVNDKIMDLRAIPVPRFEHGYWGLERLLNFTVDVKTHRSVRNFLFLDSVLVSVDW
- a CDS encoding Branched-chain amino acid transport system permease protein; amino-acid sequence: MTALPTDNAQRGLSAHWPLAAFTVAAVLVPIFLSGNRYLAFVAGMTLLHILWATGMNLLYGYTGLMPLMFAGLAGISAYFVVNLTAIGWSFWLALPVGTLAASIAGTILGLPSLRLKGFYFTLCSLVIQTVITLGFVYFASITNGDTGISQIPLPSIPWGGELSGLGYEIVIAVMAVIGIAVLMVIVRSPFGRRLAAIREDDGLAETLGINVTYQKLAAFFIGSLYAGVGGALYAPYIGFISPRSFDVLISMNIWLMVAFGGRGTIWGPVFGAMLLAPIPFLLQDYYTVKDILYGVLIIAVTILMPGGLASGFKRKAPKAEIAKDVAARQLDQRSAA
- a CDS encoding Branched-chain amino acid transport system ATP-binding protein, with product MSDVLLDVRSLSKRFGGVVALRSIDLTQHRGETLGMIGPNGSGKTTFVNCITGHLKPNAGSVGFNGHAMTAKKPFELAQVGLTRTYQAVRIFGELTVAENIAIAMVDAPDPVSSERYAELADWLRIAHRFETQAGSLSLDEQRRLELMMRLVQQPKLIMLDEPVGGLSSSEVRAMIALLAELKSRCTVFIIEHTMKVIRELADKVVVLLAGEKLAEGPPAQILADQRVIDRYLGGADA
- a CDS encoding Carbohydrate ABC transporter membrane protein 2 (CUT1 family); this translates as MMSERAHILRTCGLMLAAALFFLFMFTPVYWMVATSLMTEAEMLAVPPHFIPQAPTLRNYATIFGIGDPEFIAFAQNRAPAVFDIFPAMINSLIVGLCVALANLLIASPAAYAFSRLNVRRSLPLLMVYLGSRMLPPIMLVVPMFLLMRNFGLIDTPLSLIAAYCILTVPFSIWLLQAYFKTMPVELEDSATIDGATRWQTMRHVILPLARPGLTCVAILAFMASWSEFLFAVVFTKTTASKTLPVVTASFVDTASIQFDYVMTAGVLTALPPFLLALIFQRYIVGGLAAGAVKG
- the malF gene encoding Trehalose/maltose transport system permease protein MalF; its protein translation is MAVKGEYPSPAFACSSAGPQKSAWRLSREGLVRGRWVAPREPQPFLFFVLNTPAILLLLAFVLYPIIYSFLLSLHQYNLRQPARFRFIGLDNYISILGSEQFWRAAQTTALFSLGSIMLTIVLGTLLALLLNEVFPGRALLRAIILIPWAVPPVVNGLIWQWLLDGRYGLINAVLVGAGVLDDYRSWLTDVNTAMPALIVAQAWNHIPFVSLVILAALQTIPDELYEAARMDGANMLQRFKAITLPWLSHSLLLVLITQTMVALRTFDIIYVLTGGGPGDSTTVLAWLTYVTTFNFADFGRGNAYAYLIALTTLALSIVYIRLLWKRGELAR
- a CDS encoding putative TIM-barrel fold metal-dependent hydrolase (Evidence 3 : Putative function from multiple computational evidences) codes for the protein MSAQLNNLPIVDAHHHIWRQKDLTWLQGPSQPRIFGDYDPIKRDYPIEEYLTDIAGTGVIASIYVQTNWPAGGALAEVEWVEEEAGRTGWPHAVVGYANFLDDDVGTLLKAQSRFPRMRGIRQQIHWHEKALYRFADRPDIADDPRFRRNLARLADHGWLFELQLFESQMTSGAQLARATPGVTFVLEHAGMLEDLSQTGKSRWRDGMRRLADCPNVATKLSGLGTFVHKNDSALIAEIVAETVSIFGAERCLWGSNFPIEKLWTDYPSLVQSMRSAVSAYSEEDQRAILCDTAARLYGLAVTPDS
- a CDS encoding D-threo-aldose 1-dehydrogenase, whose protein sequence is MLPRLGLGCAAFGVLADTTSDCAVMALIDHAWCSGIRYFDTSPLYGSGRSETLLGRALACHHADTILSTKVGHRLTAPFGTRPSPAERRMDFSARFVVSSVGESMARLGRETIDLVVLHDPDEGLLDQALDEALPALRELQGRGVIAAVGIGTNRVDTALRAIVRAKLDVVLVAGRHTLLDRSADTRLLPACARADLPVILGGLLNSGLLADRPGRETFDYAPAPAGMLAMRDRLAGICAAYHVPLRAAALQLAGRLAGATTLLGPATVEELKDSLAMLELAIPEDCWRALDAVGETDAVALR
- a CDS encoding L-fuconolactone hydrolase, translated to MIDSHLHCWTPGDGFLVRVRERFERLDQSFGLAEAAPLCRAASVSGVVLVSSAQDAGETDRLFAEAGLGVFPVIGIVGFLDPAIDDVEERLDGWMVNPLFVGLRLPLPVMPAGWLEAPGTQALLDQLASRRLIAEILAVPDQLPHVLASLRRHPDLRAVIDHAANPPVATGAVDPWADWMGRVARETSAVCKICDFHQAGEEGLTDDAILPFLCHLLEDFGPGRLIAGSNWPVASLHGGYGDSFARLDRLLRRLGLDAQRRAAVFNDNARALFSAAATAPPQ